In Brassica napus cultivar Da-Ae chromosome A3, Da-Ae, whole genome shotgun sequence, the sequence TTTTCCCTAAAGGATTGAGTTGCACTTGGGATGTCTCTGTCACTGTTGATAAACATTACTACCATTCCGAGTGATTTGGTTTGTAGATTGGCTAGTTCCATTTATTGGATAAGGGCCTCACCATCTTTGTATGATTTCTTTTGACAAAACCAATCTATGTACGTTGTTGAAAAGTTAGTTTCTATATGTCCTTTATCAGTCTATTAATTGTTTTTGCTTCGACATCTACGTGATTTCTCGTTTCTAAATGGTTATTACAGCTAAAGAAAGCATGAGAggagaaaattacattttacaAGTACTATTCGATACATAAAATCCTTAATTCGTATCTGTTTTTTCTTGTACGAGGAATTATTGCGCATATATATTCTTTAAACAATTTTGATAATGAACAAACTGAAAACTAATacgaggggggggggggggcataTTGTTATAAAGCTTAAGAAAAAATGAGACAGTAATTTGAAGATCTTCAATTCTCACGGTCTGACGCAAGAGTTgattcgaaaattataaaattttctcataacaattttttgagaaaaaaatagaagaaaaaatgattGTTGGCCCGAAGAGATGAGGAATGAACGGATCATGTAATACACccctgaaaaaaaatcaaaacatgtGGTCATGTTATGCCCAAAAATAAAGTTTCACGTGCAGTTGGAAACACAGTTGGAAACAGAGAACAttctttcttcaaaaaaaaaaaaagttagagagGTATTACCAGAAAAGCAAAGATGGGCTGCATAGGTCTTATCAATTTAACAGGTACCAATATTTATCGGCCTGTGCTTACAAGAACATCAAACAAACCCTACAGCACAAGAGGACCATCGATGGCTGCTATTCGAGCTGAGTCAGTTGCTACTGAGATATTAGGAATCTTTGTCGAGAAGAATCCTCCCGAGTCCAAACTCACCCAACTCGGTGTTCGTAGTTGGCCCAAGTACGCCCTTCTTCGTCTTTAGTTTTTGATTCGAAACCAATCAGTAGATACAATCATCAAAgctttatccttttttttttcttgcctGGAAAAGATGTCTTTAcgtttttttattgttgttgtcGAATTAACTCTCCATTGGTTTTGGTGGTTGAAATGATGTCACAGGTGGGGTTGTCCTCCAAGCAAGTTTCCATGGACTTACGATGCAAAGGAGACTTGTTTTCTGCTAGAGGGGAAAGTGAAAGTGTACCCTGATGGGTCCGATGAAGGCGTAGAGATTGAAGCAGGCGACTTTGTTGTTTTCCCTAAAGGGATGAGTTGCACTTGGGATGTATCCGTTGCTGTTGATAAGCACTACCAATTCGAGTGAATGGCTATCAGTTTCTGCTCCGCATATTTGGTGATATGTTCGATATAACTTCACTGTCTTTGTATGTTGACTTAATTTTGTGTGTCATGTATCAGTCTATGCATTACTGGGATTTATTTGCTTTGATATCTAAGTGATTTCTCCTAATGTAATGTCCCGTTGCTGGCATTTCCTGCCCAATCCTCATCATCCTAACTTAGGTTAGAGCGTCGAGGATCTAGGGGTTTAATTGTTTTGGTATGTTTCTTTTGGCTGCCTAGGACAGGCTTGAAGTATGAGACTATTAGAGAATTTCGGTTAGAAGTTCTTTTGCGttattttagactttttaagGACTTTGTGCTTGCATGTCCTAGGATAAG encodes:
- the LOC106436449 gene encoding uncharacterized protein LOC106436449, with the protein product MGCIGLINLTGTNIYRPVLTRTSNKPYSTRGPSMAAIRAESVATEILGIFVEKNPPESKLTQLGVRSWPKWGCPPSKFPWTYDAKETCFLLEGKVKVYPDGSDEGVEIEAGDFVVFPKGMSCTWDVSVAVDKHYQFE